In Cottoperca gobio chromosome 19, fCotGob3.1, whole genome shotgun sequence, the genomic window cccctcctcctgctctatCAAACCTTTCCCAAACCGAGTTATTTCGACCTCTTTGGTCTCTCACATGTTTACCTTTATGGATACATTAACCTATCTCAGAATATATCACACCTTGGCAAAGCCTCTGTAGTCCTTGAATCATGGTAAAAATATGCGACACTCCATGGTTTACATTGCCTCCGTGTTGTTTAATGGCGGCGACAGCGAGACAAATGAGTAGCAGAGCCAAAATAAACGCTTGCTTGCCTTCGTCACCAATCATCTGGCTCAGCGCTCAATGCGATTGGATAAGAGGAAAGTACCGTGTTGCCTTCATGAACTATCGGAAATATGATGCTCTATGTACGAACATTCATGAGAGATTCACAAGAACTGGGAGATTTGACATTATGTGGCAGAAAAGGTATTTGCTAAAGTTGTAGCCCATCATGTTTAGTCTATTCCCGGAGGCACAACAGTTTTACactatatattgttatattataaacattataaacacaaatatcTTCTCTCCTCACTGTGGTTGTGGGATGAAATTATGTCATttgatttttataaataatacacTATCTAGTCTATAGGCCTAGACTAATCTACAAATTAATCCAAACTATGTTTTATGTACCATTTTATTTGCAGAAAGGATGTCAAAAATATGTACGATTTATTTTTGTACACACTAAAAAGGCTGGAGATTATATAGGCTAAGGAAAACAATAGACACAGGGTTTCAAGTTTAGCTAAACAGAAATGCATTCAAAATATTTGTTCGTTGGTTATTGACTATGAATCCCTTCTTATTGACCTCTACGTCACTAGAATTTAAAAATATCGGAGCAATATTGGATATTGTAGCCTAAtacgcacacaaaaaaaaaaaaattcactgGTATATAATTGCTAGGCAACAGTGTCCGTGTTTACTTCCGTCAGCTGATGTCATTCACATACACTGCAACAGGAAATTAACTGGGACACGTCAagcaatgtttacgttaaaaaCAATTGTGCCATATCTTAAATGCATATGGcagtgaaatattttttttttcggACACGCCTACCAGAAATGTGTAAGTATGACGCCTGGCAAAACGTCACATCCAAAACATGGCAGCGCTCTTGAATCGGCTACACCACATCTCGCTGCACGTTTCTAACGTGGAGAAAGTCGCTAGCGACCTTGTCTCTAAATTCAAGTTTCGTTTGTTTGCCACCAGACTAACCGACAGGTCCAGGCAGCTGGCGTTCAGAAAAGGAGCGGCTGTTTTCATCGTGAATGAGAGACAAACCCAGAGTGGTGTGAGATTGAATGAAGAGCTACGCCTTACGGATGTATATCCACGTGATCCACACCGGGTCAACGTGGGGATTTACAACCAGGATGATTCTATGAAATGTCTTTATGATATCAGTCCACATTACCCGTTGGATACTGTAAGTAACGTGTGTTTCGAGGTAGAGGATGTGGATAGGTCATTCAAGGCTCTTCGTCACCTGGGCTGCAATTTCGTGGTTCCCCCCACGACAGTTCAGGACGAGAGGGGTCCCGTCACCTACTCTGTGGTTAAATCTATTGTGGGAAATGTGTGCCACACACTTATTGACAGGACACAATACAAGGGGAGCTTCTTGCCTGGGTTTTATGTCATTGAAAATGACTGCAGCTTGCCAGAAGAGGACATGTCTTGTCCAATCACACATTTTGATCACATAACTTATGTCTGTCCCCGGAAAGCAACCCACCAGGTCATGAGTTGGTATGAGAAGCTCTTTGGTTTTCAGAGGTTTTTCATTAAAAGGTGAGCATTCCAGACATGTACTGCTATAGTGTTGTTCAACTTGATGTCAGTAAATAATATGACTGTGCTTCTTAATAGTAATGAAGATGTGGACGAAGGTTTTGTCGTGAACCATGAGGACGTTGGCCTACGTCTTACCGCCATGGAGTACTGGAAATGCAGTAAAGCAGGCATTACTCTCCCCTCTGTAGACAAAAAAGAGCCGGACTGCAAGTTTGTCATTGCGGAATCATTGCCCGGACAAGGTAACAGTAACATCTTTCAGggtatttaattctgctataaatgataatataacAACACCTGCTTCATTGTGTGCTTGCACCTATTTCAGGCAGGAATCAGGTTGACACCTTCTTGGAGCAGCATGGGGCCCCGGGGATCCAGCACATTGGGCTGTACACAAACAACATTGTTTCTACTGCACATGTGATGGCTGATGCTGGTGTCCAGTTTTTCTCCCCTCCTCATGCCTACTACACAGAGGTTTGACTGATTCTTACATAACTGCACAACAACTTATTTGCCATAACAAATAGACGAATACTTACTTGATAAATGCAAGAAAGGGcacacatttaaatcaacaagtttgaaaatgtattgtagTAATACATGTGTAATACAATGACAATTACGGATACACAAGACCAATGATGGTTGTCTTTCAAATAGTGAAATTGCAGAGCTGCACTGGATTGTGAATTTGTAGCTCCACCATGTACAATGTACATACACAGTCCAAATGATAGTGAATCACTAGGCAGCAAAGATCAGTCCACATCAGGCTTCAAGATTTTGGGTTGTAAGTCTTTAACAGCTCTCGGCTTCACTTCCCCCAAAGCatgactgaaataaataaatattatttttctgtgtcaTTTCTGTATGATTTGTTTCTCACTTGGTCTTTTAACAAAGCAGTTTCTGTGTCTTGATTATAACATTAGATAATGGTATATAATGGTACTGGCCATATTTGCAAACGTGTCATCTTCTATGGTGGTTATCAGTTGTTCTGCATGTCTTGTGTGCTTTGGCAGGTTGGAAAACAGCAGGAGATAGAGGAGGCAGGACACGATCCCCAGTTGCTGGCGCAGAATGGCATTTTACTGGACACAGACCTGTGCCAGGATCCCTCATCACAGAGCGCATCCCGTGAAAAGAAAAGGTGTGAGGCAATCTGGAGAGTCtgcattacatttcaaatatatttttagtgtTTCAGGTCAACAAGTTAAAGACACCCTGAGAATAACCTTGTTATTATCTGTTTCCAGATACCTTCTCCAGGTGTTCACCAAGCCCATCTTTGCGGAGGAGACCTTCTTCCTCGAGCTGATAGAGCGAAGAGGGGCGACAGGTTTTGGTGAGGGGAACATCAGGGCGCTGTGGAGGTCGGTGCAGGCGCACATGGAGAATCAGAGGGGGGATTCTCAAGGAGAGGGATCCTTAAAAATTATGCAAACTGGCCAGTATTAGTCaatccaaatatttttaaaaggagGCTATTCTATTTGCTGGTTTTTAGATATCAATGTGAGAGCACTTATAAGGGAAACAAATatgttgaatgtaaaaaaagatgtaatatatttttagttttctctttatttaagtTGTGGATTTAGTGGCACATCTCAAGTtacaagtacaatatttgtattaatatgtatCTTTGAACATGACATGTACAAGTTAAAGATGTAAAAATTGCACTATTAacaaagtggtacaaaaacagatgttgaaatgtcacaaaaaagcactttctgtagtagtagtaaaagaatatctttgttttcactgtgtCAAAGCAAAGCAACTGACTGACTTCTCAGCAACTGTTCCTCAATAAATCTGTTACTCACACACCAGGCCCTGAAGACCAATTACTGTCCTCAAAATAATGTGCTCTTTGTTTCTTAGAATGTGGGCGGGCCACATTTCAGAATAAGAGCTCTTCAAATCTCTTAGGTCATCTTAAGTAAATATCCCCGGTGGTCAGAGAGGAAagtatgcatgtgtttatgtgacaGCCCTAGTTGTATGTTATTGAGCTCATtcaaaaaaaatctattttatctAATAGTGTTTCCACTGTTTAACTGCTGATTTAACTTTACTTAAAAAGATGTGTATACTGGGCATACTTAAGGTCCAGATACATAAATAATGGTGATCGGGCgtttgctgtcagagctcctAGACTGTGGAATGACCGGCATCAGGAGATCAGGGCTGCAAACTCTTTCGTCTTTCAGATCACTTCTAAAACCCACTGTTTTAAAAGTGCTTTTATGtgattttattcatgttttattacattttatttgtttgtttcttgctTTTAGTTCACTtcattctctttgtgttttatatgtaagctattttattgtaaagcactttttaaCTGTGTTTGAAAgtggctatataaataaagtttattattattactaatattacaTCTTCCACCACTGTCAGTGTCCATATACAAAACGAAGGAATATTGAccactttaataataataataataataatacattagatttgtatagcacttttctagaaactcaaagacgcttgacactttattattaacacaGGTAGACTTAAGGCCACTTCAATACACCAAACATCCTACAGTATATTTTCACCCCTACGGTATTTAACTTGTAAAAGATAAAGCTGAGCTTACTTTATTGTATCATATGAACATCATAATGACTATGACTAATGAGTAAAACTGAGCCTTTTTCTAAATATCTCCCTCACACAGTCGCTCATGAACTGGAAGAACAGCTGCACCTCTTTTAGATGCTGTGGAGCATGGATGATGTTTAGCAATGTTCATGCCTTGGCAAAAACACTGCTCTTAGAAAGAATCTCCAAACCCACAGAGATGTGCCAGTTTAATTAACTCGGCTATAAACATTATAGGCGAGGATTAGCAGGCTAGATGAGAAGCAGTGAACGCCATATGCTCTTTTTGTGTTCTGACTGTAGTTACAGTATCCCTCACTGAGAgaaaaaaatcaacaacaagctgcaaaaaaataaataaatgaataaagccTGTGAAAGGATGTACTTCTGCATTTTGACAGGTGGTGTCAGTGTTTTTCCTTCACTCAAGTGTTACAGTCTTGGGCCAAACTAAACTTTTAAAGAGTTAAGTATGTATTTGGGATTTGTGCTCACTTATCAAAGTTTATGGATTCTAAGAGTGACACTCTCAAATACTCCATAGAATAAGTGTACTCATAATTAAGCTTCAGAACGATTTTCTTTGGCACCGTATGAACAGAGTTAACTGTTAACTGCATctgtttaacattttgaatgaaaactTAAAGCATAAAATGGGGATTTTTTGTCAGAGGATTATCTGTTCATTAAAGTTGAGAGAGGATGGCTCCTGTAACAGGAGTCCTTTAGCCATCTGCCTGAGGCCAGTGTGAACCACAGATGGCATACAGCATTCTGCATGGGGTCCAGTACTGGGAGTTGGAAGCTCACTTTCTTTTCCATTTACTGTCCACCATATGCTAGCTACAGTTACACTAAcgaagttttaaaaaaagactaaaaacaccTAAAATAAGGCTTAAATATTTCTCAAACAAATAGAAGCTATTACTCTTTGGTTCAGTCTTGTTGCACTATGATTGGTGGATACTGCCCCCTGTGGTTCTGAcagtcacaacacacactgccaaACCTGTTGAATTGCAAGACTCCTACTTCTTACAATAAGCTGTTTCGATCATCTTTTTCTTAAGGAGTCATCTGTGCCGACACAACATGCAACGTCTGCATTTGTTTGCTAAATCACTCGCTTTCTAGATGGCTGAAGGtgttttggtaaaaaaaaaaaagaaaagaaaaaacttgtCACCCCCACACTGTAGCCTACACAGTTGAGGAGACAAATCCTCTGTGCCCTTTAACACAAAAGGCAGACAGTCTAAAACCGAGGAGGACAGTCTGACAGTCTGGGGGAGATTAGTGGCACACAACAGATGTTACTCCTTGATTAACAATAGTGTGTGCCAGGGGTGAGCCTCAGCTCCCCACCCTTCTGAGGCCCAGTGTGTTAACTTCAGCGCCcacaaaataaattaacttaCTGCATGTGATGTGATAGGACCGGAACAATAAAGTGCTGATCTTTTGGCAATGTTACAATAATATCCAGCTGCTTTACTTTTGTGCAGTACTTATCATGAGTATAATTGGCTTATGTCAATTTTCAGAGGTTCATGAAGTTCACACATTTTTTGCGTGCAGCTGTCAGTGGTGCATAATGTACACACAGTGTCTAAACATATAGGAAGGTAGATAAATACAAAGCTATAACATGTTAACAAGCTGTAAGAAAGAAGATTACAAGGGGTTTGGTGGAGATAGAACCACTGGTATTATGTGCAGTTGACTATGTGTACACTTGTTGCACAATATGCGTATAGACAACTAAACCAAGACGGTGAAAGAATAGCCTGTTGCATGATAAAGCCAAAGAAGAACATCTGTTTgcaataatgtatttatttaggaCAAACCCTTATTATACAGGAACTAATATTGTGAGGGGGAActaacaatatatatttcacacatcttcatctttctccctccatctgGTGCTTTAAGTTACATACATTTGGTAGGTTATCATGTAACACCACTGCATATTGTGAAAGGGCCTTGTCTATATGCACAGCTCAAAACTGTGATTACTTTTCATTACTGCAGGTTGGATCAGACCACTAGTTTGAGGAACAGGGGCGGTAGTGTAACAAAAAGTCTTAAATagattattgttttactttctacCACC contains:
- the hpdl gene encoding 4-hydroxyphenylpyruvate dioxygenase-like protein yields the protein MAALLNRLHHISLHVSNVEKVASDLVSKFKFRLFATRLTDRSRQLAFRKGAAVFIVNERQTQSGVRLNEELRLTDVYPRDPHRVNVGIYNQDDSMKCLYDISPHYPLDTVSNVCFEVEDVDRSFKALRHLGCNFVVPPTTVQDERGPVTYSVVKSIVGNVCHTLIDRTQYKGSFLPGFYVIENDCSLPEEDMSCPITHFDHITYVCPRKATHQVMSWYEKLFGFQRFFIKSNEDVDEGFVVNHEDVGLRLTAMEYWKCSKAGITLPSVDKKEPDCKFVIAESLPGQGRNQVDTFLEQHGAPGIQHIGLYTNNIVSTAHVMADAGVQFFSPPHAYYTEVGKQQEIEEAGHDPQLLAQNGILLDTDLCQDPSSQSASREKKRYLLQVFTKPIFAEETFFLELIERRGATGFGEGNIRALWRSVQAHMENQRGDSQGEGSLKIMQTGQY